A portion of the Ferrovum sp. JA12 genome contains these proteins:
- a CDS encoding FAD-dependent oxidoreductase has translation MKKVGLLSAIVLIIIFLLKLFHITDYLTLAVLNTNKLYLQHYVSEHQISALVVYFFSYVLATSLSLPGAMILTLAAGFLFGNIFGVILVSFASTIGATLAMLVSRFFLRDWVQSKFSPFMAKINEGIIRDGKFYLLSLRLLPVMPFFVINLLMGLTNISVKTFFVVSQLGMLAGTIVYVNAGTQLSKIKSLSDISSPKLILSFIVIALLPLLSRCVINAYQQKKVYKPWHKPQRFDRNMIVIGAGAAGLVTSYISAAVKAKVTLIEAKKMGGDCLNYGCVPSKALIKNAKIVNHTKKYHEFGITTQDISLNWKTVFTRILNIIQEVAPHDSVDRYEGMGVEVRHGYAKLIDPWTVEITGRSGEKSFLTAKSIVLATGAKPFVPTIPGIENINYLTSDSLWEYFANLDKAPQDIVVLGGGPIGCELSQALARLGVQVTLVEKSTQILIREDEEVSNLALQSLMDSGVNVLTQYEAIRFEKNQQFKKLFISSRDTEKEICFDEVIIALGREARLTGYGLENLGIDSNRKIVTNEYLETIYPNIYAAGDVVGSYQFTHTAAHQAWYAAVNALFGRIKKFKVDYSIIPWVTFLDPEIARVGLNEKEAKQKNIAYDVTRYDMKELDRAITESETSGFIKVLTKPGTDHILGVTIVSAHAGEQLSEFVLAMKHKLGLNKILGTIHPYPTWNEANKYLAGEWKRAHISPNILRILDKYHQWGIK, from the coding sequence ATGAAAAAGGTAGGGTTACTGTCAGCGATAGTACTGATAATTATTTTTTTACTAAAATTATTTCATATTACCGACTATCTAACTTTAGCTGTTCTCAATACTAATAAACTATATTTACAGCATTATGTTTCTGAGCACCAAATAAGTGCGCTAGTTGTTTATTTCTTTTCATATGTGCTTGCCACCAGTCTCTCTTTACCAGGGGCTATGATTTTAACCCTGGCTGCAGGATTCTTATTTGGCAATATATTTGGTGTGATACTGGTATCTTTTGCATCAACAATAGGAGCCACCCTAGCCATGTTGGTTTCCCGCTTTTTTTTGCGTGATTGGGTTCAATCAAAATTTTCACCATTTATGGCTAAAATTAACGAAGGAATCATCCGTGATGGTAAGTTTTATTTGCTCTCACTCCGATTGTTACCTGTGATGCCTTTTTTTGTTATCAATCTGTTAATGGGTTTAACAAATATTTCTGTTAAAACTTTTTTTGTGGTGAGTCAACTAGGCATGTTAGCAGGCACTATTGTGTATGTTAATGCAGGAACGCAGTTATCAAAAATTAAATCTTTATCAGATATATCCTCTCCTAAATTAATTCTCTCATTTATAGTGATTGCCTTATTACCCTTACTAAGTAGATGTGTGATAAATGCCTATCAACAAAAAAAAGTATATAAACCTTGGCATAAACCTCAACGCTTTGATAGAAATATGATTGTGATTGGCGCTGGGGCTGCAGGTCTTGTTACATCCTATATAAGTGCTGCAGTAAAAGCCAAAGTCACTTTGATTGAAGCAAAAAAAATGGGAGGTGATTGTCTTAATTATGGCTGTGTTCCCAGTAAGGCCTTAATCAAAAACGCCAAGATTGTCAATCACACTAAAAAATACCATGAGTTTGGTATTACAACTCAAGACATTTCTTTAAATTGGAAGACCGTATTTACTAGAATTCTCAATATCATTCAAGAAGTGGCACCCCACGATAGTGTTGATAGGTATGAGGGGATGGGTGTTGAAGTTAGACATGGATATGCAAAACTAATTGATCCATGGACAGTGGAAATCACGGGCCGCAGTGGTGAGAAAAGCTTTTTAACAGCAAAGAGTATAGTTCTAGCAACCGGAGCAAAACCTTTTGTTCCGACTATTCCTGGTATTGAGAATATCAATTATTTAACTTCAGACAGCCTGTGGGAGTATTTTGCAAACCTGGATAAGGCACCTCAAGATATTGTAGTTTTAGGGGGAGGACCCATCGGTTGCGAGCTATCTCAAGCACTGGCACGATTAGGTGTTCAGGTCACACTGGTTGAGAAGTCAACACAAATCTTAATAAGAGAAGATGAGGAAGTATCCAACTTAGCATTGCAATCTTTAATGGATTCTGGGGTAAATGTACTCACGCAATATGAAGCTATTCGTTTTGAAAAAAATCAGCAGTTTAAAAAATTATTTATTAGTTCTAGGGACACTGAAAAGGAAATTTGCTTTGATGAAGTAATTATTGCTTTAGGTCGAGAGGCTAGACTCACCGGTTATGGCCTTGAAAATCTGGGGATTGATAGCAATAGAAAAATAGTGACTAATGAGTATTTAGAAACTATTTATCCGAATATTTATGCTGCAGGGGATGTGGTGGGCTCATATCAATTTACTCATACTGCTGCCCACCAAGCTTGGTATGCAGCAGTGAATGCACTTTTTGGTCGAATAAAAAAGTTTAAAGTAGATTATTCAATTATTCCATGGGTCACATTTTTAGATCCTGAAATAGCCAGAGTCGGGCTCAATGAAAAAGAGGCAAAACAAAAAAATATTGCCTATGATGTGACCAGGTATGACATGAAAGAGCTTGATAGAGCTATTACAGAATCTGAAACCAGTGGCTTTATCAAAGTATTAACCAAACCTGGAACAGATCATATCCTAGGCGTTACTATTGTGAGTGCCCACGCCGGTGAACAACTCTCTGAGTTTGTACTGGCCATGAAACATAAGTTAGGACTTAACAAAATACTGGGAACGATTCATCCCTATCCCACATGGAATGAGGCCAACAAATATTTGGCAGGGGAGTGGAAGAGGGCTCATATTTCTCCAAATATCTTGCGTATTTTAGATAAATATCATCAATGGGGAATCAAATAA
- a CDS encoding sterol desaturase family protein: MNAFVVKHELILRLSVFLGMLAVMVIWELLAPRRSLTQSKLVRWFNNFLLVLFNSFLLRLLFPAAAVGIAVWTNQQGFGLFHLVSIPLWLATALSFVLLDFVIYTQHRLFHAFPVLWRLHRVHHADLDIDVTTGLRFHPIEILLSMVIKGVTIVVIGAPVVGVVLFEVILNASSMFNHSNIRISGFIDQFIRYVVVTPDMHRVHHSIEEEETNSNFGFNLTIWDRLFGSYHEQPRLGHLAMTIGISTFRAPKHCLWLSGMLFIPFIGRVTNYARNKDEVK, translated from the coding sequence ATGAATGCTTTTGTTGTGAAACATGAGTTAATTTTGAGATTATCAGTTTTCCTTGGAATGTTAGCGGTGATGGTTATTTGGGAATTACTCGCTCCAAGGCGGTCACTGACACAATCTAAACTTGTTCGTTGGTTTAATAATTTTCTGTTGGTCTTATTTAATAGTTTTTTACTACGTCTATTGTTCCCTGCAGCAGCAGTTGGTATAGCTGTATGGACTAATCAACAAGGGTTTGGATTGTTTCATCTTGTTTCTATCCCTTTGTGGTTGGCTACAGCGCTCTCCTTTGTGTTGTTAGATTTTGTGATTTACACTCAGCATCGACTATTTCACGCTTTTCCGGTGCTTTGGCGTTTACATCGTGTACATCATGCGGATTTGGATATAGATGTCACCACCGGTTTACGCTTTCATCCCATCGAAATATTGCTTTCAATGGTAATTAAAGGGGTGACTATAGTCGTAATTGGTGCACCTGTTGTAGGGGTGGTACTATTTGAAGTCATTCTCAATGCATCCTCAATGTTTAACCATAGTAATATTCGTATTTCTGGATTTATTGACCAGTTTATTCGCTATGTTGTAGTGACTCCCGACATGCACAGAGTTCATCACTCCATTGAGGAGGAAGAGACTAATAGCAATTTTGGTTTTAATCTGACCATCTGGGATCGCCTGTTTGGTTCTTATCATGAACAACCTCGCTTAGGGCATCTTGCTATGACAATTGGCATCAGTACTTTTCGTGCCCCTAAACACTGCTTATGGTTATCAGGTATGTTGTTCATTCCTTTTATAGGTAGAGTAACAAACTATGCTAGAAATAAAGATGAGGTTAAATGA
- a CDS encoding GDCCVxC domain-containing (seleno)protein gives MKSLILTSTLTCPDCGNKWQENMPQDSCIFFGECPYCHLLLKPLKGDCCIYCSYGSHPCPPIQENRSCCN, from the coding sequence ATGAAATCACTCATACTAACCTCAACACTAACTTGTCCAGATTGTGGTAATAAATGGCAAGAAAACATGCCACAGGATTCCTGTATATTTTTTGGTGAATGTCCTTACTGTCATTTACTTCTCAAACCACTCAAAGGAGATTGCTGCATTTACTGCTCCTATGGCTCTCATCCTTGTCCACCCATTCAAGAAAACCGATCATGTTGTAACTAA
- the arsS gene encoding arsenosugar biosynthesis radical SAM (seleno)protein ArsS (Some members of this family are selenoproteins.) — MHATLLKLLESDFPAITRNTVNTIQVNLGYKCNQTCLHCHVNAGPNRTEMMTDDVLEKVVDLLQHPTITTIDLTGGAPEMHPGFRNLVTRARSLEKKVIDRCNLTILFEEDQQDLADFLANNGVEIVASMPCYSPENVDQQRGSGVFDKSIAALQLLNRLGYGKSDTNLSLHLVYNPQGPTLPPDQHKLEQDYKRVLFEKFGVVFNQLFTITNMPIKRFGSTLISKGTFDNYLSLLKNHFKSVNLEHVMCKSLISIDWQGHVFDCDFNQQLNMPIKNRNKALHLNDLDVSILSHHKIETADHCFGCTAGNGSSCGGALGKSTQS, encoded by the coding sequence ATGCATGCTACATTACTAAAGTTATTAGAGTCAGATTTCCCAGCTATTACACGTAATACTGTCAATACTATACAGGTTAATTTAGGTTATAAATGTAATCAAACCTGTCTCCATTGCCATGTGAATGCAGGACCTAATCGAACAGAAATGATGACAGATGATGTGTTAGAGAAGGTGGTAGATCTTTTACAACATCCTACTATTACTACCATTGATTTAACGGGTGGGGCGCCAGAAATGCACCCTGGGTTTAGGAATCTTGTGACCAGGGCAAGATCGTTAGAGAAAAAAGTTATAGACAGGTGTAACCTCACTATTCTTTTTGAGGAAGATCAGCAGGACTTGGCGGACTTTTTGGCCAACAATGGGGTGGAAATTGTGGCGTCAATGCCCTGTTATAGCCCAGAGAATGTTGACCAACAACGAGGTAGTGGTGTTTTTGATAAAAGTATTGCAGCACTTCAATTACTAAATCGTCTGGGCTATGGCAAGTCTGATACGAATTTATCTCTACATTTAGTCTATAATCCTCAAGGTCCTACTCTTCCCCCTGATCAACATAAACTAGAACAAGACTATAAACGCGTTTTATTTGAGAAGTTCGGGGTGGTATTTAATCAACTCTTCACCATTACCAATATGCCCATTAAGCGATTTGGTTCTACGTTAATTAGTAAGGGTACTTTTGATAATTATTTATCTTTATTAAAAAATCACTTCAAATCAGTCAATTTAGAACATGTCATGTGTAAAAGTTTAATTAGTATTGACTGGCAAGGTCATGTATTTGACTGTGATTTTAATCAACAACTCAATATGCCGATTAAGAATAGGAATAAAGCCTTACACCTTAATGACCTTGATGTTTCAATCTTGAGTCATCACAAAATTGAAACAGCAGATCATTGCTTCGGCTGTACAGCGGGAAACGGGAGCAGTTGTGGCGGTGCACTCGGTAAATCAACTCAATCCTAA
- the mtnP gene encoding S-methyl-5'-thioadenosine phosphorylase, whose product MKKAQIGIIGGSGLYDLDQLKNSEEIIVHTPFGTPSDPIVLGDMDGVSVAFLPRHGKGHRLLPSSVPYQANIYALKLLGVKYLLSISAVGSLRENIKPLDIVLPDQYLDFTKSRKTTFFTEGAVAHISMANPVCHQLSELVKRAINDVLQDKPTQLHHTGTYICIEGPHFSSKAESEYYRFIGADIIGMTNMPEAKLSLEAQIAYCSVTFVTDYDCWHPKEKNVNVTIAIENLQKNIFNAKEIIRLAIKNINNSQPSSPAHTILNHSLVTPLAHMSDSNRAMIEVLLS is encoded by the coding sequence ATGAAAAAAGCTCAAATTGGTATTATTGGTGGCAGTGGCCTCTATGACCTTGATCAACTTAAGAACAGTGAAGAGATTATTGTTCACACCCCTTTTGGGACCCCCTCAGATCCTATTGTGCTGGGAGACATGGACGGGGTGAGTGTTGCTTTTCTCCCAAGGCATGGTAAAGGGCATCGGTTACTCCCTTCATCAGTTCCCTACCAAGCAAATATTTATGCTTTAAAACTCTTGGGCGTAAAATATTTATTATCAATTTCCGCTGTCGGCTCATTACGCGAGAATATTAAACCTCTTGATATTGTGCTCCCAGATCAGTATTTAGATTTCACAAAATCACGAAAGACTACTTTTTTTACAGAGGGGGCCGTGGCTCATATTTCCATGGCTAATCCTGTCTGCCATCAGTTGTCGGAGTTAGTTAAAAGAGCGATAAATGATGTCTTACAGGATAAACCCACTCAATTACATCACACAGGAACCTATATCTGTATTGAAGGCCCGCACTTCTCGAGCAAAGCAGAGTCGGAGTATTACCGATTCATCGGAGCTGATATTATTGGTATGACAAATATGCCTGAAGCCAAACTTTCTCTAGAAGCGCAAATAGCTTATTGTTCAGTAACTTTTGTCACTGATTATGATTGCTGGCATCCTAAAGAAAAGAATGTTAATGTCACCATTGCAATTGAAAACCTTCAAAAGAATATCTTTAACGCAAAAGAAATTATCCGCTTAGCCATTAAAAATATAAATAATAGTCAACCCTCTTCGCCAGCACACACCATCTTAAATCACTCTCTGGTTACCCCTCTTGCTCATATGAGTGACTCAAACAGAGCCATGATTGAAGTGCTACTTTCCTAA